A region from the Desulfitobacterium dehalogenans ATCC 51507 genome encodes:
- a CDS encoding MFS transporter — protein MLNPYRGMPKEIYVIFIARIINAIGAFVGPLMTIIMTQSIGLPEGKAGFYLSLSGGVSLMAALCGGKLVDRFGRKRIILLFSGSAVLVFFRIGFMEPSLDMIHLIILAGALNSTTKPAYDSLIADLTTPANRSGAYALSYMGWNIGFAIGPVLGGFLYRHHLHWVFRGESMAIFMSLILIATFIKETLNKAHEEIQDEERYLERRVEGSIFKVIRLRPLLIFFALIMFGYNFTYSQWSFMLPMQIMKNYPGIGSQYFGFLAAFNGLIVIIFTPIVTRFAGHLSYLRRGVIGGILYAVGFGMIGALNSLEFLFLWAFIFTLGEVILAITVAPFIADNTPASHRGRMTSTMAIIADSGYTLGPLGMGIALTYISMETGWLALGVSTLMFTLLMKLLERREKTIVQKAMKAMAK, from the coding sequence ATGCTTAATCCTTATCGAGGAATGCCCAAAGAAATCTATGTCATTTTTATTGCCCGGATTATCAATGCTATCGGGGCTTTTGTAGGCCCGCTCATGACTATTATCATGACGCAAAGCATTGGGTTACCCGAGGGTAAAGCTGGTTTTTATCTCAGCCTCTCCGGGGGAGTCAGTCTAATGGCCGCTCTTTGCGGAGGGAAGCTTGTGGATCGCTTCGGAAGAAAAAGAATCATTCTTCTATTTTCAGGTTCGGCTGTTTTGGTTTTTTTTCGGATCGGGTTCATGGAGCCTTCTTTGGATATGATTCATCTTATTATATTAGCAGGTGCATTAAACTCGACCACAAAACCTGCTTACGATTCATTGATTGCCGACCTTACGACTCCCGCCAATCGGAGCGGAGCCTATGCCCTGTCTTATATGGGCTGGAATATAGGTTTCGCCATTGGGCCTGTGTTAGGAGGATTTCTTTACCGGCACCACCTGCACTGGGTCTTTAGGGGAGAGAGTATGGCGATTTTTATGTCTCTGATCCTTATCGCTACCTTTATTAAAGAGACTCTGAATAAGGCTCATGAAGAGATTCAGGATGAAGAGCGTTATCTGGAGCGCAGGGTGGAAGGATCCATTTTCAAGGTTATTAGGCTGCGGCCTTTGCTCATTTTCTTTGCCTTGATTATGTTCGGTTATAATTTCACCTATTCCCAATGGTCGTTTATGCTGCCCATGCAGATCATGAAGAATTACCCCGGCATAGGCTCACAGTACTTTGGGTTTCTAGCTGCCTTTAATGGTTTGATAGTCATCATCTTTACTCCGATTGTCACTCGGTTCGCCGGGCATCTATCCTATCTGCGCCGGGGAGTAATAGGTGGAATTCTCTATGCTGTTGGCTTTGGTATGATTGGAGCGCTGAACTCTCTGGAATTTTTATTCCTGTGGGCCTTTATATTTACCCTCGGCGAGGTCATTCTGGCCATTACGGTTGCTCCCTTTATTGCGGATAACACTCCTGCGTCCCACAGGGGGCGGATGACTTCGACCATGGCTATTATTGCGGATTCCGGATATACCTTAGGCCCTCTGGGGATGGGGATAGCTTTGACCTATATCAGTATGGAAACAGGGTGGCTGGCCTTGGGGGTGTCAACGTTGATGTTCACCTTATTGATGAAATTATTGGAGCGCCGGGAAAAAACCATTGTTCAAAAAGCAATGAAGGCTATGGCAAAGTAG